The following proteins are co-located in the Telopea speciosissima isolate NSW1024214 ecotype Mountain lineage chromosome 9, Tspe_v1, whole genome shotgun sequence genome:
- the LOC122639222 gene encoding uncharacterized protein LOC122639222, whose translation MRKEEMGFHADPRNQMVASLMALLSRCVKSANGILSRKSRTRREERMLGRYSPLIDPLIDPPMRLLIKMRNKAVTLKLKRRRGRRGKEDCGFGDGGLWQKAILMGKKCQPLEFSGVLYYDHEGKRLSEPRRSPCPSPLYN comes from the coding sequence ATGAGAAAGGAAGAGATGGGATTCCATGCAGACCCGAGGAACCAGATGGTGGCCTCtctaatggctcttctaagTCGTTGTGTGAAGTCGGCCAACGGTATTCTCTCAAGGAAGTCAAGGACGAGGAGGGAGGAAAGGATGTTGGGTCGTTATTCGCCATTAATAGATCCATTAATAGATCCGCCGATGCGGTTGCTGATTAAGATGAGGAACAAGGCTGTCACCTTGAAGCttaagagaagaaggggaagaagagggaaagaggaTTGTGGGTTTGGAGATGGAGGGTTGTGGCAGAAAGCCATATTGATGGGCAAGAAATGTCAGCCTCTTGAGTTCTCCGGTGTTCTTTACTATGACCACGAAGGGAAGCGACTCTCTGAGCCACGCAGATCGCCCTGTCCGAGTCCATTGTACaactaa
- the LOC122640980 gene encoding protein SUPPRESSOR OF FRI 4-like: MGKKKKRPSKVWCYYCDREFDDEKILVQHQKARHFKCHVCHKKLSTAGGMAIHVLQVHKENVTKVPNAKPERESTEIEIFGMQGIPPDILTAHYGEQDEDAPSKMIKLEIPTPKLGSMVPGAVGVGFPPQSTLGAMQPIYNSALAVPPSGWPVPPRPQPWFPQHPALSIPPVAPVGLAQQPLFPIQTGQLPLSSTTSPHQPPFPITPPGLPSSTLLVPAVSQPLFPISVSATAPTHSSPFSAPVLSTTTPPSASAELKSLLDTYSSVNTSTENIYHVPTLQGGSFVNSHTYASGPNTGGPSIGPPPVIANKAPAGQPGANEVYLVWDDEAMSMEERRMSLPKYQVHDETSQMNSIDAAIDRRISESRLAGRMAF, translated from the exons atgggcaagaagaagaagaggccttCGAAAGTTTGGTGTTACTATTGCGATCGGGAATTCGACGATGAGAAGATCCTTGTTCAGCATCAGAAAGCTAGGCATTTTAAATGCCATGTCTGTCATAAGAAGCTTTCCACTGCGGGAGGAATGGCCATACATGTTCTTCAGGTTCACAAGGAGAACGTCACCAA GGTTCCTAATGCTAAACCTGAAAGAGAATCAACGGAAATTGAGATTTTCGGAATGCAAGGGATCCCACCTGATATTTTAACGGCACACTATGGAGAGCAAG ATGAAGATGCCCCATCAAAGATGATCAAACTGGAGATTCCAACCCCAAAGCTTGGCAGTATGGTCCCAGGAGCAGTAGGTGTTGGGTTTCCTCCACAGTCCACTCTAGGTGCAATGCAACCAAT ATACAATTCTGCATTAGCAGTGCCTCCTTCAGGTTGGCCGGTTCCTCCTCGCCCGCAACCTTGGTTTCCACAGCATCCAGCACTTTCAATACCTCCTGTTGCACCTGTGGGATTGGCACAGCAGCCTTTATTTCCTATACAGACTGGGCAGCTTCCTCTTTCGTCCACCACATCTCCACATCAACCACCATTTCCAATCACTCCACCTGGATTACCCTCATCCACCCTGCTTGTTCCTGCTGTATCTCAACCTTTATTTCCAATTAGTGTGAGTGCTACTGCCCCAACTCATAGCTCACCGTTTTCAGCCCCTGTTCTTTCAACGACAACTCCCCCAAGTGCTTCAGCAGAGCTTAAAAGCTTGCTTGACACATATTCAAGTGTGAACACTTCTACAGAAAATATCTATCATGTACCAACTCTTCAAG GTGGTTCATTTGTCAATTCACATACATACGCTTCAGGTCCAAATACTGGTGGTCCTTCAATAGGGCCGCCTCCTGTGATAGCTAATAAAGCTCCAGCAGGCCAACCAGGAGCTAATGAGGTTTATTTAGTTTGGGATGATGAGGCCATGTCCATG gaggaaagaagaatgtCCTTACCAAAGTATCAGGTGCATGATGAGACTAGCCAG ATGAACTCGATTGATGCTGCCATTGACAGAAGGATATCTGAAAGCAGGCTTGCTGGTCGAATGGCCTTTTAG